A part of Phoenix dactylifera cultivar Barhee BC4 chromosome 2, palm_55x_up_171113_PBpolish2nd_filt_p, whole genome shotgun sequence genomic DNA contains:
- the LOC103714145 gene encoding COP9 signalosome complex subunit 1 isoform X1 → MDGDEEGVVGPMGDEAMFPNGGGDGQQQRGSKAVMGGEQMDVEAYASLYTGRTKVTRLLFIADRCGNEGMQLEALRLAYDEIKKGEDSQLYREAASKIAGRLGPQYTLDQAWADSIDRRAEQRKDKLENELSGYKTNLIKESIRMGYNDLGDFYYAHGQLGDAFKNYVRTRDYCTTSKHIIQMCLNVILVSIELGQFMHVSNYVSKAEQTPDTLDPVTVAKLRCAAGLAYLEAKKYKLAARKFLETGPELGNNYAEVIAPQDVATYGGLCALSSFDRTELKNKVIDNINFRNFLELVPEVRELIHDFYASTRVGGRDAGHPLCHLSLEGLPIVGYLAEGRYASCLEYLENLKPNLLLDIHLHDHVETLYTQIRHKAIIQYTHPFISVDLHTMADAFKTGVAGLEKELEALITDNQIQARIDSHNKILYARHADQRNATFQRVLQTGVEFERDARAMLLRANLIKHEYNQRAARKI, encoded by the exons ATGGACGGCGACGAGGAGGGGGTGGTGGGGCCGATGGGCGATGAGGCGATGTTCCCCAATGGCGGTGGCGATGGCCAGCAGCAGCGGGGGAGCAAGGCGGTGATGGGCGGCGAGCAGATGGACGTGGAGGCCTACGCATCGCTGTACACCGGCCGGACCAAGGTGACTCGGCTGCTCTTCATTGCCGACCGCTGTGGCAACGAGGGCATGCAGCTCGAGGCCCTCCGCCTCGCCTACGACGAGATCAAGAAGGGCGAGGACTCCCAACTCTACCGGGAGGCGGCCAGCAAGATCGCCGGCCGCCTCGGTCCCCAATACACCCTCGACCAGGCCTGGGCCGACTCCATTGACCGCCGTGCCGAGCAGCGCAAGGACAAGCTTGAGAACGAGCTCAGTGGGTATAAG ACAAATTTGATCAAGGAGAGCATTCGAATGGGTTACAATGATCTTGGAGATTTCTACTATGCTCATGGTCAACTTGGGGATGCCTTTAAGAATTATGTTCGTACTCGGGATTATTGCACTACTTCAAAGCACATTATTCAGATGTGTTTGAATGTGATTCTGGTCAGTATCGAGTTGGGCCAGTTTATGCATGTCTCAAATTATGTTAGTAAAGCTGAGCAAACACCAGACACGCTGGACCCTGTCACAGTTGCAAAACTACGATGCGCTGCAGGGTTGGCTTACTTGGAGGCAAAGAAGTATAAACTTGCTGCTCGCAAG TTTTTGGAAACTGGGCCTGAACTAGGAAACAACTATGCAGAGGTGATAGCACCCCAAGATGTCGCTACTTATGGTGGACTTTGTGCACTTTCATCTTTTGATCGAACGGAGCTGAAG AACAAAGTCATTGACAACATTAACTTTCGAAACTTCTTAGAGTTGGTGCCTGAAGTAAGGGAGCTTATACATGACTTCTATGCAAG cacGCGGGTTGGGGGGAGAGATGCTGGTCATCCTCTTTGCCAT CTCTCGTTGGAAGGTTTGCCCATTGTTGGTTATCTAGCAGAAGG TCGCTATGCTTCCTGTCTGGAGTATTTAGAGAACCTTAAACCAAACCTTTTGCTGGATATCCATTTACATGATCATGTTGAAACACTGTATACTCAAATTCGCCACAAAGCTATCATCCAGTATACGCATCCATTCATTTCTGTGGATCTCCACACAATGGCCGATGCCTTTAAAACTGGTGTTGCAGGGCTGGAGAAAGAACTCGAAGCTTTGATCACCGACAACCAGATTCAA GCCCGGATAGACTCGCACAACAAAATTCTTTATGCAAGGCATGCTGATCAAAGAAATGCGACGTTCCAGCGTGTCCTACAAACTGGTGTTGAGTTTGAGAGAGATGCTAGGGCAATGTTGCTGAGAGCCAATCTCATCAAGCATGAATACAACCAAAGGGCGGCAAGGAAAATTTGA
- the LOC103714145 gene encoding COP9 signalosome complex subunit 1 isoform X2: MDGDEEGVVGPMGDEAMFPNGGGDGQQQRGSKAVMGGEQMDVEAYASLYTGRTKVTRLLFIADRCGNEGMQLEALRLAYDEIKKGEDSQLYREAASKIAGRLGPQYTLDQAWADSIDRRAEQRKDKLENELSGYKTNLIKESIRMGYNDLGDFYYAHGQLGDAFKNYVRTRDYCTTSKHIIQMCLNVILVSIELGQFMHVSNYVSKAEQTPDTLDPVTVAKLRCAAGLAYLEAKKYKLAARKFLETGPELGNNYAEVIAPQDVATYGGLCALSSFDRTELKNKVIDNINFRNFLELVPEVRELIHDFYASRYASCLEYLENLKPNLLLDIHLHDHVETLYTQIRHKAIIQYTHPFISVDLHTMADAFKTGVAGLEKELEALITDNQIQARIDSHNKILYARHADQRNATFQRVLQTGVEFERDARAMLLRANLIKHEYNQRAARKI; the protein is encoded by the exons ATGGACGGCGACGAGGAGGGGGTGGTGGGGCCGATGGGCGATGAGGCGATGTTCCCCAATGGCGGTGGCGATGGCCAGCAGCAGCGGGGGAGCAAGGCGGTGATGGGCGGCGAGCAGATGGACGTGGAGGCCTACGCATCGCTGTACACCGGCCGGACCAAGGTGACTCGGCTGCTCTTCATTGCCGACCGCTGTGGCAACGAGGGCATGCAGCTCGAGGCCCTCCGCCTCGCCTACGACGAGATCAAGAAGGGCGAGGACTCCCAACTCTACCGGGAGGCGGCCAGCAAGATCGCCGGCCGCCTCGGTCCCCAATACACCCTCGACCAGGCCTGGGCCGACTCCATTGACCGCCGTGCCGAGCAGCGCAAGGACAAGCTTGAGAACGAGCTCAGTGGGTATAAG ACAAATTTGATCAAGGAGAGCATTCGAATGGGTTACAATGATCTTGGAGATTTCTACTATGCTCATGGTCAACTTGGGGATGCCTTTAAGAATTATGTTCGTACTCGGGATTATTGCACTACTTCAAAGCACATTATTCAGATGTGTTTGAATGTGATTCTGGTCAGTATCGAGTTGGGCCAGTTTATGCATGTCTCAAATTATGTTAGTAAAGCTGAGCAAACACCAGACACGCTGGACCCTGTCACAGTTGCAAAACTACGATGCGCTGCAGGGTTGGCTTACTTGGAGGCAAAGAAGTATAAACTTGCTGCTCGCAAG TTTTTGGAAACTGGGCCTGAACTAGGAAACAACTATGCAGAGGTGATAGCACCCCAAGATGTCGCTACTTATGGTGGACTTTGTGCACTTTCATCTTTTGATCGAACGGAGCTGAAG AACAAAGTCATTGACAACATTAACTTTCGAAACTTCTTAGAGTTGGTGCCTGAAGTAAGGGAGCTTATACATGACTTCTATGCAAG TCGCTATGCTTCCTGTCTGGAGTATTTAGAGAACCTTAAACCAAACCTTTTGCTGGATATCCATTTACATGATCATGTTGAAACACTGTATACTCAAATTCGCCACAAAGCTATCATCCAGTATACGCATCCATTCATTTCTGTGGATCTCCACACAATGGCCGATGCCTTTAAAACTGGTGTTGCAGGGCTGGAGAAAGAACTCGAAGCTTTGATCACCGACAACCAGATTCAA GCCCGGATAGACTCGCACAACAAAATTCTTTATGCAAGGCATGCTGATCAAAGAAATGCGACGTTCCAGCGTGTCCTACAAACTGGTGTTGAGTTTGAGAGAGATGCTAGGGCAATGTTGCTGAGAGCCAATCTCATCAAGCATGAATACAACCAAAGGGCGGCAAGGAAAATTTGA
- the LOC103714145 gene encoding COP9 signalosome complex subunit 1 isoform X3 gives MDGDEEGVVGPMGDEAMFPNGGGDGQQQRGSKAVMGGEQMDVEAYASLYTGRTKVTRLLFIADRCGNEGMQLEALRLAYDEIKKGEDSQLYREAASKIAGRLGPQYTLDQAWADSIDRRAEQRKDKLENELSGYKTNLIKESIRMGYNDLGDFYYAHGQLGDAFKNYVRTRDYCTTSKHIIQMCLNVILVSIELGQFMHVSNYVSKAEQTPDTLDPVTVAKLRCAAGLAYLEAKKYKLAARKFLETGPELGNNYAEVIAPQDVATYGGLCALSSFDRTELKNKVIDNINFRNFLELVPEVRELIHDFYASTRVGGRDAGHPLCHLSLEGLPIVGYLAEGAGERTRSFDHRQPDSSPDRLAQQNSLCKAC, from the exons ATGGACGGCGACGAGGAGGGGGTGGTGGGGCCGATGGGCGATGAGGCGATGTTCCCCAATGGCGGTGGCGATGGCCAGCAGCAGCGGGGGAGCAAGGCGGTGATGGGCGGCGAGCAGATGGACGTGGAGGCCTACGCATCGCTGTACACCGGCCGGACCAAGGTGACTCGGCTGCTCTTCATTGCCGACCGCTGTGGCAACGAGGGCATGCAGCTCGAGGCCCTCCGCCTCGCCTACGACGAGATCAAGAAGGGCGAGGACTCCCAACTCTACCGGGAGGCGGCCAGCAAGATCGCCGGCCGCCTCGGTCCCCAATACACCCTCGACCAGGCCTGGGCCGACTCCATTGACCGCCGTGCCGAGCAGCGCAAGGACAAGCTTGAGAACGAGCTCAGTGGGTATAAG ACAAATTTGATCAAGGAGAGCATTCGAATGGGTTACAATGATCTTGGAGATTTCTACTATGCTCATGGTCAACTTGGGGATGCCTTTAAGAATTATGTTCGTACTCGGGATTATTGCACTACTTCAAAGCACATTATTCAGATGTGTTTGAATGTGATTCTGGTCAGTATCGAGTTGGGCCAGTTTATGCATGTCTCAAATTATGTTAGTAAAGCTGAGCAAACACCAGACACGCTGGACCCTGTCACAGTTGCAAAACTACGATGCGCTGCAGGGTTGGCTTACTTGGAGGCAAAGAAGTATAAACTTGCTGCTCGCAAG TTTTTGGAAACTGGGCCTGAACTAGGAAACAACTATGCAGAGGTGATAGCACCCCAAGATGTCGCTACTTATGGTGGACTTTGTGCACTTTCATCTTTTGATCGAACGGAGCTGAAG AACAAAGTCATTGACAACATTAACTTTCGAAACTTCTTAGAGTTGGTGCCTGAAGTAAGGGAGCTTATACATGACTTCTATGCAAG cacGCGGGTTGGGGGGAGAGATGCTGGTCATCCTCTTTGCCAT CTCTCGTTGGAAGGTTTGCCCATTGTTGGTTATCTAGCAGAAGG GGCTGGAGAAAGAACTCGAAGCTTTGATCACCGACAACCAGATTCAA GCCCGGATAGACTCGCACAACAAAATTCTTTATGCAAGGCATGCTGA
- the LOC103714144 gene encoding cytochrome P450 87A3, producing MMASVAMFGGVLLAIWLIQWAYRWRNPRCSGRLPAGSMGLPLIGETLQFFTPNATSDVPPFVKERMKKYGPVFKTSLVGRPLVVSTDPELNHFVFQQEGKLFQSWYPDTFTEIFGRDNVGSLHGFMYKYLKSLVLRLFGPESLKENLLHDVEKSVSNSLSSWSGQPSVELKEATSKMIFDLTAKKLISYDPSSSSENLRKNFVAFIRGLISFPVNIPGTAYHQCMQGRKNAMKVLKTMLKERQNSPRRQCVDFFDSVIEELKKERPVITETIALDLMFVLLFASFETTSLALTAAMKLLTDHPRVLEELTEEHEAILKNRENPDSGITWNEYKSMSFTFQVINETARLANIVPGIFRKTMEDIKIKGFTIPAGWGVMVCPPAVHLNPEIYEDPLAFNPWRWKDKLELTGGSKNFMAFGGGLRFCVGADFTKLQMAIFLHCLVTKYKWRAIRGGNMVRTPGLGFPDGYHIQLLPKT from the exons ATGATGGCTTCTGTAGCCATGTTCGGCGGAGTTCTCCTCGCCATATGGCTCATTCAATGGGCTTACAGATGGAGGAATCCCAGATGCAGTGGAAGGCTCCCTGCTGGTTCCATGGGCCTGCCGTTGATTGGAGAGACCCTTCAGTTCTTCACACCGAACGCTACATCGGACGTCCCTCCCTTTGTCAAGGAGAGAATGAAGAA ATATGGGCCAGTATTTAAGACCAGTTTGGTTGGGCGCCCTCTAGTGGTGTCGACCGACCCGGAGCTCAATCACTTCGTATTCCAGCAAGAAGGAAAGTTGTTTCAGAGCTGGTACCCGGACACCTTCACGGAGATCTTTGGCCGCGACAATGTGGGCTCGTTGCATGGGTTCATGTATAAGTACCTCAAAAGCTTGGTCCTTCGGCTCTTTGGACCTGAGAGCTTAAAAGAGAATCTGCTCCATGATGTGGAGAAGTCCGTATCGAATAGTCTTAGCTCATGGTCAGGCCAGCCAAGTGTCGAATTGAAAGAAGCCACATCAAAG ATGATATTTGATCTCACTGCCAAGAAGTTGATCAGTTATGACCCATCCAGCTCGTCAGAAAATTTGAGGAAAAATTTTGTTGCATTCATACGGGGACTAATTTCATTTCCAGTAAACATTCCAGGAACTGCTTACCACCAATGTATGCAG GGGCGGAAGAATGCAATGAAAGTGCTTAAGACTATGCTAAAGGAGAGGCAGAACTCACCAAGAAGGCAATGCGTGGACTTCTTCGACTCTGTTATCGAAGaactaaagaaagaaagacCAGTCATAACAGAGACAATTGCTCTAGATTTGATGTTTGTGCTTCTCTTTGCAAGTTTTGAAACTACATCCTTGGCTCTCACTGCAGCGATGAAACTTCTCACTGACCATCCTAGAGTACTGGAGGAGTTGACG GAGGAGCATGAAGCGATTCTCAAAAATCGGGAGAATCCAGATTCTGGAATTACATGGAATGAGTACAAATCCATGAGCTTTACATTTCAG GTTATTAATGAAACGGCCAGATTGGCGAATATCGTACCAGGAATCTTTAGAAAAACAATGGAAGATATTAAGATAAAAG GATTTACAATTCCAGCAGGATGGGGGGTTATGGTCTGTCCTCCTGCAGTGCACTTGAATCCAGAGATATACGAGGATCCACTTGCCTTCAATCCATGGAGGTGGAAG GACAAGTTGGAACTCACTGGTGGGTCAAAAAATTTCATGGCCTTTGGAGGGGGGTTAAGATTCTGTGTGGGGGCTGACTTCACCAAGCTTCAGATGGCCATCTTCCTCCATTGCTTGGTTACTAAGTACAA GTGGAGGGCTATCAGAGGAGGGAACATGGTTCGAACCCCGGGTTTAGGATTTCCCGATGGATATCACATCCAGCTCCTCCCTAAAACTTGA